A part of Apostichopus japonicus isolate 1M-3 chromosome 10, ASM3797524v1, whole genome shotgun sequence genomic DNA contains:
- the LOC139974858 gene encoding SPRY domain-containing protein 7-like, whose protein sequence is MDKMSGCFCCLRCRCCPWRVGFGTGHIPLKEIPVVCLDTNHMGNDVVIVKTGRRICGTGGALANAPLVQDKAYFEMKVQSTGIWGIGLATRKIDLNKVPLGFNQADAECWMLRSDGALYHGSECIRKLGIEVQEGDILGVTYDHIELNFYKNGESLQSPVTGIKGTLYPALYVDDSAILDIQFSEFYHVPPNNFDKIMIEKSLL, encoded by the exons ATGGATAAAATGTCGGGCTGTTTCTGCTGCCTTAGGTGTCGTTGCTGTCCATGGAGGGTAGGATTTGGTACTGGCCACATCCCCCTCAAAGAAATTCCAGTCGTTTGCTTAGACACCAATCATATGG GAAATGATGTGGTCATTGTCAAGACTGGGAGGAGAATATGTGGTACTGGGGGCGCTCTTGCCAATGCTCCATTAGTACAAGACAAAGCTTACTTTGAAATGAAAGTGCAATCCACAG GAATCTGGGGAATCGGTCTAGCGACTCGAAAGATTGATTTGAATAAAGTACCACTGGGCTTCAACCAAGCCGACGCGGAATGCTGGATGCTTCGATCAGATGGCGCCCTCTACCATGGGTCGGAATGCATTCGAAAACTGGGGATAGAAGTTCAAGAGGGCGACATACTG GGGGTAACTTATGACCACATAGAGCTGAATTTTTACAAGAATGGCGAATCATTACAGAGTCCAGTCACTGGTATCAAAGGAACTCTCTACCCTGCGTTGTACG TCGATGATAGCGCGATATTAGACATCCAATTCAGCGAGTTCTATCACGTTCCGCCAAACAACTTTGACAAAATCATGATAGAGAAATCTTTGCTCTGA